DNA from Palaemon carinicauda isolate YSFRI2023 chromosome 23, ASM3689809v2, whole genome shotgun sequence:
gtatgcttggtaccatctaagtcctgcttgctcattacgagctaagtaattagctaacaagccttctaatcacgccattttctttttacttgggaggttcatggatatacccatgGCAGTCTTGCCTAGCAAACCATATCGTCAAAACTTCACTGGCAGTAGTTGGACACGAAGATTTTAGCTGCTAGatttgtgctacaagatttttatctcATTGAATTTGTGCTCTGCTGCTATTTTATCGAACCATGTTTGGGTTACGTGATTTAAGTATTTCCACATTTACGAAGTTATTCaccatgaactaacttcccttaatttggactctgagcttccttcggcatgaaactttaaacttcgagggcatggataaaggtgagaaccaagcattgttacggGTTTCTTAATatctaatggtaatcattatccattgccttaagccttcaaagcaccaatataaaaataaattccttcctctctgatatatatatatatatatatatatatatatatatatatatatatatatatatatatatatatatatatatatatatatatgtgtactattaaactaattttgatattagctcctcatattaatttgttctatttgtacagtacttttgctaaggtataattggtgaagctaggtcatCCTGGGTTATCAGCCTACGTTCatctttcgtatttatattattggtaagactttatattagatttaattcgaaggatgaattttatagtgaatacattatacaaaattatattgcttatatttatagcttaagGATATtgttttgatgtcggaatgtatttcattttccaggatatcatttatctatatgtttaattgaagtggcgtagtccgaggataaattccctttttcttacattggcgagcactcccAACATTATCGATaattgcttattaggtttatatagattatatatgctaTTTACgatttattgatatataatttgctcaaattgaatttatataattacctttcttttattatatctttatatattcctttgCGTTGTTTATACAGGTAAGGTTacaaaagctgaaagtagtttggaaattatccctagatataacctccttcaagcaatctgaatagacaatttatagcattttttctcTGAAATgggtataataaatttggtgaattgtgtcGTAGAGTTTTCCTAACTTCCAATGTAAATGTTCAactttcagcttatggcgcccaacgtggggctttgatggagactgcTGAATTGGCCGGAGTAAAATTCTTGTGTTTGAGGGTTGCCCagagttaaataattaattttcttttctagctcgttatattttgttaaatatgagTAAGTTAGAGATATTTGTAGGGCAGCGGAAGACTATTTggaaaaaggtcactgaatgttttaataatgttaataattatgattcctttaatccttctgagcgtttgtctgagagagGTATTCTCTTACGCTATAAGGAAAAGTTGTCTGATCTCGATGGTAAGATTCTAGCTGAGAAATTTTTTAATAGAGAAACTGTAGTTTAGGCTGATTTGGAAACGGATTTAAATtcatgtcaagattatttggataaaattgaaaggttatagcccttgcttgatgtttctgcaaatcctcgttctaatgtaactgatactgctagaagcttgcttaagcagcccacagctcctcttccaaaatttagtagtagagaaggggaagaatttttaaggttcataactgagtttgaaaacacaaccagtgcatttagttatccagataAGGATTTAttgcttttactaaaacagcaaatagatgatagggctaagtatttgttttatagcttagaagctgacaagcaatcttataaagatgccaaggagttgttggtttcagcttttgcttctaaagaagttagaataaattctaccatccagaaattgttgCATCTTGagcttggagagaaggatgatcctttcatatttatctcaaatctgagaactatttgtgaggctTTTAGGACGTtaaaattgatgctaatgagtttaAAAGGATGTTTTGCTTggcgtggtattaatgataatttcaagagtcacttggCTCAAATCCCCACGAATactcacccctctttggatgatattcttgatcattttttttcaatgctagtgagaggtacgaaagtactaaaggtaaaactcctcaagagattaagttcagaaataagttcagaaatactcctgttaaagacagtactgatagtttggtcgttaaaactaatataatggaaagtaaatcttctgtaTCAGACTGTTTCCTTTGTATtagaagtgatagtaaggaaactaatcattaGGTTAATGAATGTCAGAGATTCTTTACCCCTGCAaaaaaagttcacataattgagtctttcgaggttgtgtaaaatgtggaatgttaaaccatgTGTCTAGCGAGTGTACGTTTAGGTTTACaaagcgttgcataaattgtaatggttatcacatgagttacctttgtgtgtcagaatctACATGGGGTAGATCATCTTGGTTTAATAAACACaattctaatgccaaacaggaggctagcagtAGAGTTGCTGTAACACAACagtactcgacgaattccatattgcccacatttacttttgctcttgagggcaatgatagtgtctataggggCTTGAAGGACAGCAGTTCCCAGAGTATatttgtgtctgctagattagcaaattcacACGAGTTTcaaattgttcactcaaacattgaaCTTACTGTCACGGGATTTAATAAGAGTAAAAAGTACTGTACTaaagtgagtatagggatgtgatatccggtgttccacagggttcttggcccattacttttcatactatatacacatgacatgtggtttggcctagaaaacaagcttgttgcatatgcagatgatgctactttctttgcatcaattccatcccctgaatgtagatctggggttggtgaatcccttaatagagatttagctaaaattagtgcatggtgcaaattatgggatatgaagttgaatcctaacaaaactcaaagtatgattgtaagtaggtcaaggacggtggctcctcaacatccggatctcagtattgataatgtttctttaaatttgtatgactctttcaaaattttaggtgtgattctcgaaagcaaatttacttttgagaaacatataaggtctgtgtcttcttcaattgcacaaaaaataggcttattgagaaagtcttttaagattttcggtgatcaatctattgtgaaaaaatgttttaattctttcattctacattgttttgagtattgttctcctgtctggtgttcagctgctgattctcatcttgatttgttggacagaaacttacggtctattaaatttcttattcctgatctagatattaatctctggcaccgtcgttcaattagttcattatgcatgttgcataagatttttcataactctgaccatcctttacattcagatctccctggacaattccatcctgttcgtaatactaggcaggcagttaattctaatagccaggccttctccatcatgagactcaatactacgcagtactctagaagttttattccagctgttaccaagttgtggaatgatcttcctaatcgggtggttgaatcagtagaacttcaaaagttcaaagttctttttatagtttatatatgaaatatttgtttttgacgttgttaatagtttatatatgacatatctgttttgacgttgttacttttttttagatggatttattgttaatttattgtcttcatttatttatttccttatttcctttcctcactgggctatttttccctgttggagcccctgggcttatagcactttgcttttccaactagggttgtagcttggacagtaataatattatcaataataataatattaaaatgcctcttaggattggagattcagtggagcatattttggcaattgtggttccggagataagaattaatttggagttaccctttcttggtgaacttgttgaagTTATGCACAGTAAAGGGCTAGTTCTTGCTGATAAgttgttgaatagtaatttgaggaaaattgataatgtgcatcttttgctaggcacagattctttcagttgcttaacgggaaaaAAGATAGTGATTGGTAATGTGAGTCCCTCTCTGTACATTGAATCTAAAGTAAgaataatgctcactggtaatattgaagctttgcttgccaatttgagaggtacggggggggggggatcgGGAGCTTGCttatcagtaagtaaggaagctaatGGTTCTAATTTACATGTTTAtagcaattctttttttcttatcaataGTGTTGCTATTTTAGAAGAGAATTGCCTATCAGTGTttattactaatacatttttttcagtgcttaatgatgaggataatattttggagggacaattgcagcgtgccactgatcaaattctcgaatTTGAGTGCAcgtatttcttgaattatgattAAACCAAATTttgtgaaactaatacagaccttgacgaaaagttaactgaatttactttaaaatgaattagtagaagatctgatggaaggatagaagttcctttgtcatggaataacaaagtgtctcatttactttctaaaaatgaggtgttatctaagctcatacttaagtcaaaccttaagaagctcaggaAGAATAAAGGTCATTCacaattagttgatcaaacttttGAAAAGCAGATGaagttgggtatcattgagcccatatatgatttagaggtttacaaggttgaacatccctacttctctttcttgcctcatatgcctatttttaagccAGACAGAGATTTAactaaatgtagggtagtgtttttgtctaatctcaaggaatcttctaaaagcatatctttatcacataaccagtgtatgttttcaggacctattttgaatcagaaattgtcatcatctttccaTAATTTACGCTTTgataagaatttgttagtttttgatttgcaaAAGGACTgtttaatatgcttgctttaagtgaagCTAACCAAGTTAGATTACTGTTTTactggtacaagaatgttagtaagggagatttttccttggttgcatttaagaatATTAGGCTACCGTTTGGATTAAGATGCAGCCCctttttacttatgatatctctgtattacatattagttgcacaagcatctgaccagtcaatgttgtcagaattgaagcattcaatatattcacttatatatatggataatggagctgtaactttcaatgattcagagagtttatattgggcttataaacagattccatgtatttttgagccatacaatttcaAGATTCAACAGATTGTCACTAATGATAGGAATTTACAGGATAAAATTGATGTAGAGAATAAAGTAGTaactcctgaaataaataaactgtttggCATAACATGGGATAGGTACTCAGATGAAATATTCACAAAGCCCCTTCatctaaatgctgaagctaagactaaatggtccatattgcaaactattgcttcccagttcgatatctttggatttaatatgccattatttaacagatgtagattatttatgcataaattacagtgtcgaaAGAAACTTGGATGAGATCAAATGctatctcaggagttgcagaaggaatggcaaaatatttcaaagcaatgtaaaagagcagcacctttacgtatttctagatttgttggtcctcgtaatggtaAATATAGTATTTTAGTGTTTACtgatgccagtcgtgatatatatggatgtgtcctttatttgcttcataatgaaACTAATAAGCTTAGCTTCATTCATGCCAAGAATAGActagttaataaacagctagatggcaagacgataccagcccttgagttaaatacaataagtttaggagtagaatgtgctatggaaattttcaatgacttatctgggtcacattgcatgaagcttctacagattgtgaatataacttttatatacagattccatttgtgcttcacattggcttaatgcatcttcatctaaactagataaaaggaataaacacacaacatttgttcgcaacaggattcataatattcagagaaagtgtgaTATGTTTCCTGTTACTTTCAAATTTGTTTCTGGTAAGTcaaatcctgcagatttggtgacaagatgtgtatcgtataatcagcttatgaattcaaattatttttcaggaccaagtttggatgaagccaatattccagagctatcagtcacaataccagcatttgaaatgggtgaagagagcaattgttcccatggtctttctatgcttttgtccagtgcggagcctctcattgatattaacaagtttcccagttttaggagactagtgctagtatatcggagagttttgatgtgtgtccagaaatggaaagttagagcagggttgaagtgtgataatgatGATTCTAGTACTCCCAGATTTAATTCAAaggatgaatgttatagtgaatacattatacaaaattatattgcttatatttatagtttAAGGATATtgttttgatgtcggaatgtatttaaTTTCCCaagatatcatttatccatatgtttaattgaagtagcttagtccgaggataaattcccttttTCTTACATTGGCAAGACGATTTATTGATATATACTTtgctcaaattgaatttatatagtttccttcttttattatatcattatatattccttattgttgtttatacaggtgaggatGGAAAAGcagaaagtagtttggaaattacctcCTTCAAGCAATCTGAATAGacaaattatagcattttttcttTGAAATGGGTATAATAAATCTGGTGAATTGTGTTGAAaatttttcctaactaccattgtaaatgTTCAATTTTCAGCTTAGGTGATGGAGGTGGTGATGCATCTGTGGGAGAGGTAGGCGCAGGGTATGGCGCTTTCAGTGGATCAGTAGAGTACAATTCTTTATCTAGTTCTAGTGGCGGTGATGGGAGTTCAAGTGATTTCTCGTGTTAGGGAATTGGGTATCCAATGGTTAATCATGGTCGTCTTGGAATAGCGCGGATGTATTTCCTCAGAAATTTTCTGTTGCGAAGAGTAGCCCTTTCAGAGCCATCGACCCTGACAATGTACTGATTGAATTAACGCACTTCGGACACAACGCCTGTTTTACCCCATTTTAATGGGTTCGCGCCTGTCAGGTTTTAGATACGGACGTTGTAGCCAACTCTCAATGGCAGGGGCCGCTTTGTGTGCTCAGTCCAGTACTCGGCCATTCTCATATGGCGATTCCGGAGTGCTTCCTCGTGTTGTGCGAGGGTGCTTCTCCAAGTGGGATGGGGGTTGTATTTTCCTGGCAAGACGGGGATGAAATCCTTAATAGGCCTTCTGAAGATACACATAGCTGGAAAAACTTTGGTTTCTTTATCAGGGGTATTCCGGTATTGAAGGACGGCGCGCTGAAAGGCGTCGATGTTCAGGTTTTCTGTGGGCCCAGTATTGTCGGTGAGGAGTCTTTTCGCTATTTTAACGCCAACCTCTGCCCTACaattagaatggggaaaataggttgaggaaagatgATGGTCGACTCCCCAATCCTGAAGGAAATCTTGAGTGATTTTTCCGGAGAACTCTGGGCCACCATCAGAAGGAAGCACATAAGCAATTCCATATGTTGCGAACATCCTCCATAGACTGTTGATAGGCCCAGTGGCACAATCTGCTGCGCGTTCGATGACAGGCCAATTTGAATACCTGTCCACTACAACGAGGTACTGTTGTCCTTTGTAGTAGAAAAATCGgcacaaatatgctgaaatggataggcaggagggTTTTGTGGATGTGGGGGAAGGGCGGGTTGGGAAGGTGCGATGCGGTTACAGTGATAACAGTTCATACATGTGTTTTGGAGATCTTTAGAGATGCCgggccaaaatacagacaaatctgCTCGTGCTGTCATCGAGGTGATTCCCTGGTGAGCCGCATGAAGGGCTTGGAGTACTTGTTTATGAAGGGCAGTGGTGGATCACAATTCTGTCTTTGTAGTTGActacaccgtctacagtatacaattcGTGGCGGAACTTATGGTATTCGCGGAGATGCGGTGGTACGTCATTCTTAGCCTCAGGGATGCCCTTTTCGATCAGTGAGATCAGATGTTGAAAGTCCGGGCAGCTGATAGTTGCAGTTTGAACTTTTTCCCACATCAATGAGTCAAGGGTTTGCAGGGATGTAGCATGTGCACACTGCAGGGCAGAGTCGATATCATCCTTTATCTCATCACTGCAGGAATGCTTGGATGCGATGTCGTCCTGCAAACGTAGTTTCATTGGGGGACCATTGCCTGTTGGATGCCGTGGGAGCGTGTCAGCTGCTTTGTGTTTTGCGACAGGAACATGGACCATTTCGAAGCGGTATCATAGTGTCTTTTCATCTAAGTTTCGAAGGCGAGCATTAGAGATGTCTTCAAAAGATCAATCATCAAAGATTTTAAGTAGGGGCTTGTGGTCCACTGCAATGAACAAGCTAGGGCATCCAAGGACGAAGAATCTGCTTTTGTTGAGGGCTTCCACTACAGCCAAGGCCTCTCCTTCAATGGGTGCATAGCGGGACTCTGCTGGGTATGTGAATATACTCCCAACTAAAGTGGTTTTCCAGCCCGATTTGCAGCAAAATGGCCGGGTTGGTGTGCAGAGGCAGTGTTTTTGGGTGAGCCAGAATTCAATGCCTGATTTGAACCAGTTGGTAGCAAGGCATGTTGGTTTTTCTTTATCCTAGATCTGGACGCCCCTCTTGATTTCGTCGATTATGTGATCTTTAGATTCCTCAAAAAGGGTGTCCATGTGTCTGTACCAACATAAAGGGTTGCCAGGGCGCAAAAAGATACGAAACGGGGCCATGCATTTGGTCATAGAGAAGGCATAAGAGATTTGATTGATGAGGCCAAACCAGGAGCGCACGTCGGTTATGTTTTTTGGTGTGGGGAAATCACGTATTGCACacaaatatttctcacatggccgGACGCAATCTGGTGTGATTTCAAACCCCGCTAACCTCAACAGTGTTAGCTGAAAAAACAAACTGGTCAGGATTTAAAATGATACCATTATGACCacaaatatctaaccattgtaCTGTCTGGAAAAACTCTCCTTTATGTTGTCTGCCAAGAGCAACGTGTCATCGATGCACTTGGTTTTGTTCAGAATAGGACCGACCAGTTCGTCGTATCGTCTAGAATAGCCGTCACCAGAAGCTATGTATCCTTGTGGGGCCGTGCAATACCTGTAGCGGCCCCATGGTGTGATGAATGTTTTTAGGTGACGGTCTTCAGGCTGTAGGGATACGATGTGGTAACCATTCCTGGCATCTAAGACAGTTTTACATTTTCCTGCTGGCACTGCACGAGCTTGATGGAAAGTGGATGGTGTGTGGTGCGTTTCGTGAGTGGCATGGAGGTTGAGGGCTTGAAGATCTACTGTGCGATGTGGTTTACCATTCTTCTTGGCGCAAACTACCATACGGCTCATCCATGTGACAGGCTCGCCTATGGGCACCTGTTCGTGGACTCCTAGGTTCACATCTTGGTCCAGTCCTTGTTTTACCTCATCCTGCCAGTGAAGGGGAATGGGTATAGGGGTATGTACCGCTACTGGTTCAGTATGtggattaatcattaattttaacggaGGTCCTGACATCATGGGTAACTTTTGGTGTTCACATGTATTAAAAGTGCTGGATGCGTAGTGGTCTAGGAAGAACTGCAAATTCTCTCTATTAGCCTCCGTTGCAGCGAATGGTAGCttttggggtggtggtggggggagttgTCTCTGGGAGCACGACCATTCCTCTGTCTGAATACTAGTCGATGATGTTTCCTGTGTTTCTTCGCCAATGCAGGGGAAGGTGGAAGAGATTATACCTAAAGTGATGTAGCCCTCTTTGCTCAAGTAAATCTTgtcagag
Protein-coding regions in this window:
- the LOC137617091 gene encoding uncharacterized protein, encoding MTARADLSVFWPGISKDLQNTSYLCRFFYYKGQQYLVVVDRYSNWPVIERAADCATGPINSLWRMFATYGIAYVLPSDGGPEFSGKITQDFLQDWGVDHHLSSTYFPHSNCRAEVGVKIAKRLLTDNTGPTENLNIDAFQRAVLQYRNTPDKETKVFPAMCIFRRPIKDFIPVLPGKYNPHPTWRSTLAQHEEALRNRHMRMAEYWTEHTKRPLPLRVGYNVRI